The Acomys russatus chromosome 1, mAcoRus1.1, whole genome shotgun sequence genome has a window encoding:
- the Zbtb25 gene encoding zinc finger and BTB domain-containing protein 25, with translation MDTASHSLVLLQQLNMQREFGFLCDCTVAIGDVYFKAHRAVLAAFSNYFKMIFIHQTSECIKIQPTDIQPDIFSYLLHIMYTGKGPKQIVDHSRLEEGIRFLHADYLSHIATEMNQVFSPETVQTSNLYGIQISTAQKAAVKQGLEIKETPPSSSGDRAAIQGDHPQLQLSLAIGLDDGNAEQQRAHPAAQALEEHQKPPVSIKQERCDPESVSSQGHSSSLSEVTSPTFTENSVKVHLCHYCGERFESRGNLRQHLHTHVSGSLPFGVPASILESNDLGEVHPLSDSIEALECRRLSSFIVKENEQQQPPPELSSRATSEPLQISQVSLISKDTEPVELNCNFSFSRKRKISCTICGHKFLRKSQLLEHMYTHKGKSYRYNRCHRFGNSLTQRFQQYCDSWPDVPLKSSRLSQEHYDSPCASAPELTQGGVDAILVD, from the exons ATGGATACTGCTAGCCATAGCCTTGTTCTTCTGCAGCAGCTGAACATGCAGCGAGAATTTGGTTTTCTGTGTGACTGCACAGTTGCTATAGGGGATGTTTACTTCAAAGCCCACAGAGcagtacttgctgctttttctAACTATTTCAAGATGATATTTATTCACCAAACAAG tgAATGCATAAAAATACAACCAACTGACATCCAGCCCGATATATTCAGCTACTTGTTGCATATTATGTACACAGGAAAAGGGCCAAAACAGATTGTGGATCATAGCCGTTTGGAGGAAGGGATCCGGTTTCTTCATGCTGACTACCTTTCTCACATTGCAACTGAAATGAATCAAGTGTTCTCACCAGAGACTGTGCAGACCTCAAATTTGTATGGTATTCAGATTTCCACAGCCCAGAAAGCAGCTgtcaaacaagggctggagatcAAAGAAACTCCTCCCAGTAGCAGTGGAGACAGAGCCGCTATCCAAGGCGACCACCCTCAGCTGCAGCTCTCTCTTGCGATTGGGCTAGATGACGGCAATGCCGAGCAGCAGAGGGCCCATCCAGCTGCCCAGGCTCTGGAGGAGCACCAGAAGCCCCCAGTGTCCATCAAACAGGAGAGATGTGACCCAGAATCTGTGAGCTCCCAAGGCCACTCCTCATCCTTGTCAGAGGTGACCAGCCCCACTTTTACAGAGAACAGTGTCAAAGTCCACTTATGCCATTACTGTGGGGAGCGTTTCGAATCCCGTGGTAACCTGAGACAGCACCTCCATACCCATGTGTCTGGATCTCTCCCATTTGGGGTCCCTGCTTCCATTTTGGAAAGTAATGACCTTGGTGAAGTGCATCCACTTAGTGACAGCATCGAGGCTCTAGAGTGCAGGAGGCTTAGCTCCTTCATTGTCAAGGAGaatgagcagcagcagccaccacctgAGCTCTCTAGCCGGGCTACCTCAGAGCCTTTACAGATCAGTCAAGTATCCTTGATCTCCAAAGACACAGAGCCAGTAGAGTtaaactgtaatttttctttttcaaggaaaagaaaaatcagttgtACCATCTGTGGTCATAAATTTCTTCGAAAGAGCCAGTTACtggaacacatgtacacacataaaggTAAATCTTACAGATATAACAGATGCCACAGGTTTGGAAATTCACTGACCCAGAGGTTTCAGCAGTACTGTGATAGCTGGCCCGATGTCCCCTTAAAAAGTTCTCGCTTGTCACAGGAACATTACGACTCGCCTTGTGCCTCAGCGCCAGAGCTCACCCAAGGGGGCGTGGACGCCATCCTTGTTGACTAG